CAATCAGCAGGGCAGGACCTTAGGGCAAACGAAGCGTTTTACTACGAGAAATTTTTATTGTTTTTTCCGGATTTGCAGGCAGGGTCAGCGCAATTTTTAGCCGATAATGCAGCATAATTGCGGCATTATGCCCAGTATTGTATTTGAATAAATTGAGATGGCAAATACCCCAGACAGTATTCTGAAAGATATCAGAAATAAAAAATACCTTCCTATCTACCTCCTGCACGGCGATGAGCCGTATTACATAGACGCGATTGCCGACGAGCTTGAAAAGCGCATTGTACCGGAAGCCGAGAAAGGTTTTAATCAGTTTGTATTGTATGGAAAAGACACCGATGTTACCGGCGTACTGAGCTATGCGCGCCGGTTTCCTTTTATGTCGGAGCGACAGCTGGTATTGGTTAAAGATGCAAACAAGCTGGGCGGGATCGAACAAAAAGATCAGCTCGCCCGGCTGGAAGATTATGCGAAAAATCCGCCACCAAGCACTGTGCTGGTCTTGTGTTTCAATGCGAGCGCAGACGAGCGGCGTGCCTATGTCAAGGCGATCCATACAAATGGAGCTGTGGTACCGTCCAAGAAGATGTACGACAATAAGCTTCCCGACTGGGTAACCTCTTTTTGCCAGCAGGAAGGTGTCAAAATAAGCCCGAAGGCGGTTTTAATGCTGGTTGATAATATCGGTAACGATTTGAAGCGGCTTTCCAATGAGATCAGAAAGGTGATGGTAAACCTGAAAGTGGGTGAGGGGATAGACGCGGCGGCAGTAGAAAGGTTTGTGGGAATCAGTAAAGAATACAATGTTTTTGAATTTCAAAAGGCGTTGATGGTGCGTGATGTGTTGAAGGCTAACCAGATCGCGAATCATTTTTCAGCGAATTCAAAAGACAATCCGCTTGCGCCTATTCTGATCATTCTTTTCAATTTCTACTCCAAATTACTTCTTGCACATAAAAGTCCCGACAAATCGGAAAAAGGCTTAGCTGCCGAGCTTGGCGTCAATCCATATTTTGTAAAGGATTACATAACGGCATGCAGAAATTATCCGCTGCCCAAAGTGGCTGATATAATCCATTATCTGCGCGAATGCGACGGGCGAATGAAAGGTCTCGACGGTGTAACTGTTCCGGAAGGCGAACTTTTAAGAGAATTGGTTTTCAAAATTGTGCATTGACCGTATTCAGCAAGAAACGGTTTTTGGAGGTCGTGAAAGTGGTATATCTTCGGTGATGATTAATTCAAACAGCATTTTAGTACCTATTCCTGCGCTTTTTAGTTTTCAGGAATGCGTCTGGTTCCTGAACCGTAATTATGACGATTGTCTGCATGAGATCAGGGAAGGCGATGTGTATAAAGCACTGGAAGTGAATGGGCAAATGTTGCTGATCAGGATCAGCGAAAATGGTGCTTTTCTCGAAATCGAGTTACTCGAAGGAGATATTGACGAAGAGGGCAAGGCGAATTTGGTGGCTTATGTAAGGGAATGGTTTGATATGGACAATCCTATTCAACCCTTTTATGATCTGCTGCAAAGCGACGGGCGGCTCGCTTATATGACCGAGAGTTACAAAGGCTTGCGCCTGATTGGTATCTCCAATCTTTTCGAAGCGATTTGCTGGTCGATCATCGGGCAGCAGATCAACTTATCATTTGCCTACAAAGTCAAACGCGCGCTGGTCGAAAAGTTCGGAAATAAAATTACCCGTGGCGGGCAAAGCTATTACGTATTTCCGGAACCCGGACTATTGGCGGAAGTAAGTAAGGAAGAGTTGAAAGCGATCCAGTTTTCAAGCCAGAAGGCGGATTATATGATCGGCATTGCCAGGGCATTTGCTTCCGGAACGCTCAGCAAGGAACTGATCGTTTCACTTCCTGATTTTGAGGCTAGAAAAAAAGCATTGACCGTGCACAAGGGAATCGGGGTCTGGACAGCGAATTACGCATTAATGAAATCGCTGAGAGAGCCTCAGGGCATTCCTTACGGGGATATAGGCCTGCTGAATGCGTTGGCCAATCACAATATTATCCAGGACAGGAAGGAGCTTGGCAAAATCGATGCATTGTTTTCTCAATATGCAGGCTGGGAAAGCTATCTGGTCTTTTATTTGTGGCGAAGTCTTACCGTACGTGATTCAGCCTGACTTTTTCCATTCCGCATATGCCGTTTTCATACAATGTCCGCAAGGCCGGTAGCCATTTTCGATCGCTTCCCGTTCTGAATTGAAAAACATCCGGTTCTCCCGTTTCATTCTTTTACCCGATTTGCAGGAAAGCAGCCCGTATATTTTAAGGTTTCTGTTTCCCGCAAAGCAAATTGCCTTGTCTGCAATGAGCCTGTAAAGTTTTTTGCTGGCCGCAAATGATGTCGG
This Dyadobacter sp. UC 10 DNA region includes the following protein-coding sequences:
- the holA gene encoding DNA polymerase III subunit delta; the encoded protein is MANTPDSILKDIRNKKYLPIYLLHGDEPYYIDAIADELEKRIVPEAEKGFNQFVLYGKDTDVTGVLSYARRFPFMSERQLVLVKDANKLGGIEQKDQLARLEDYAKNPPPSTVLVLCFNASADERRAYVKAIHTNGAVVPSKKMYDNKLPDWVTSFCQQEGVKISPKAVLMLVDNIGNDLKRLSNEIRKVMVNLKVGEGIDAAAVERFVGISKEYNVFEFQKALMVRDVLKANQIANHFSANSKDNPLAPILIILFNFYSKLLLAHKSPDKSEKGLAAELGVNPYFVKDYITACRNYPLPKVADIIHYLRECDGRMKGLDGVTVPEGELLRELVFKIVH
- a CDS encoding DNA-3-methyladenine glycosylase family protein, translating into MINSNSILVPIPALFSFQECVWFLNRNYDDCLHEIREGDVYKALEVNGQMLLIRISENGAFLEIELLEGDIDEEGKANLVAYVREWFDMDNPIQPFYDLLQSDGRLAYMTESYKGLRLIGISNLFEAICWSIIGQQINLSFAYKVKRALVEKFGNKITRGGQSYYVFPEPGLLAEVSKEELKAIQFSSQKADYMIGIARAFASGTLSKELIVSLPDFEARKKALTVHKGIGVWTANYALMKSLREPQGIPYGDIGLLNALANHNIIQDRKELGKIDALFSQYAGWESYLVFYLWRSLTVRDSA
- a CDS encoding Ada metal-binding domain-containing protein — encoded protein: MGPTSFAASKKLYRLIADKAICFAGNRNLKIYGLLSCKSGKRMKRENRMFFNSEREAIENGYRPCGHCMKTAYAEWKKSG